In the genome of Saprospira sp. CCB-QB6, one region contains:
- a CDS encoding hemolysin family protein yields the protein MYTQLLLILAFLFASGFFSGIEIAYVSANRLRIELEKKKGSRRGKILAQLIDEPSEFLGTTLVGNNIVLIVFSILAEEFILTEGYLNLAASFPDTTAQLLLVTLLSTLVVLVFGELMPKVIFRATATASLFFFALPFSMIKWVLTPVVWVMVQSSYALLRIFLGIQPEDEEQVFTKLDLEHFMKSIKPSNLEGIDQTLFQNALYINNVKVRDCMIPRNEIQSIEINSSIEDLREKFISCRNSRIIVYEDNIDEIKGYVHHQKLLEKPDSIQSMLFDIPIVTEFMPVRDLMNSLIKNKVNIAWVVDEFGGTSGIVTLEDILEEIFGDISDEYDPEPEHQQISESEYLLAGRLDIDTINEEYQLNLPESEDYHTLSGFLVTEMEAIPAQGESFHLQNYEFIFEQVSDTRIELVRLIRLYELENED from the coding sequence ATGTACACACAGCTTTTACTCATCTTAGCTTTTCTCTTTGCTTCTGGCTTTTTCTCTGGAATAGAAATCGCCTATGTGTCGGCCAACCGTTTGCGGATTGAGCTGGAAAAGAAAAAGGGGAGTCGCAGAGGGAAAATTTTGGCCCAATTGATTGATGAGCCTTCAGAATTTTTGGGCACCACCCTGGTTGGTAACAATATCGTGCTGATCGTCTTCTCGATTTTGGCCGAGGAATTTATATTGACCGAGGGCTATCTCAACCTAGCCGCAAGCTTTCCCGATACAACCGCTCAACTGTTGTTGGTGACGCTCTTGAGTACTTTGGTGGTTTTGGTCTTTGGTGAACTTATGCCCAAGGTGATTTTTCGGGCTACGGCCACAGCTAGCCTCTTCTTTTTTGCCCTGCCTTTTTCCATGATTAAGTGGGTCCTTACGCCTGTAGTTTGGGTGATGGTCCAGAGCTCTTATGCTTTGCTGCGCATCTTTTTGGGCATTCAGCCAGAAGATGAGGAGCAGGTGTTTACCAAATTGGACCTAGAGCATTTTATGAAGAGTATCAAACCCTCTAACTTGGAAGGGATTGACCAGACGCTTTTTCAAAATGCCCTTTATATCAATAATGTGAAGGTGCGGGATTGTATGATTCCCCGCAACGAAATTCAAAGTATCGAAATCAATAGCTCTATAGAAGATTTGCGAGAGAAGTTTATTAGCTGTCGCAATTCTAGAATCATTGTTTATGAGGATAATATTGATGAGATCAAGGGATATGTGCACCACCAAAAACTATTGGAAAAGCCCGATAGCATCCAAAGCATGCTCTTCGATATACCAATCGTTACGGAATTTATGCCCGTTCGAGACCTGATGAACTCTCTCATCAAAAATAAGGTGAATATTGCTTGGGTGGTTGATGAGTTTGGAGGCACTTCTGGTATCGTGACCTTAGAAGATATTTTAGAAGAAATCTTTGGAGATATCTCTGATGAATATGATCCTGAACCCGAACATCAACAAATTTCAGAATCGGAATACCTCTTGGCGGGCCGCCTAGACATTGATACCATCAATGAGGAATATCAACTCAACCTACCAGAAAGCGAAGATTACCACACTTTATCGGGTTTTCTGGTAACCGAAATGGAGGCCATCCCCGCACAAGGAGAAAGCTTTCACCTGCAAAATTATGAGTTCATTTTTGAACAAGTTAGTGACACTAGAATTGAACTAGTTCGTTTGATTCGTTTGTATGAATTGGAAAATGAAGATTAA
- the lptC gene encoding LPS export ABC transporter periplasmic protein LptC, which yields MKYPLLLGLLLLFCACENDMRDVKRFEGMANSSVEEATEVELFYSDSAVVRMRLQAPLMQEDRDEKEPKRIFPDGVEVDFYGRDKQISSHLTALYAEYSEKKRFIVLQDSVVIHNSQGEQLETEELFWDERKNEIYSDKFVKVTTPTEVMQGYGFRSDIEFKNWEIDSLSGIFESSSLLKNPEF from the coding sequence ATGAAATACCCCCTATTGCTTGGTCTGTTGTTGCTCTTTTGCGCTTGCGAAAACGATATGCGAGATGTAAAGCGCTTTGAGGGCATGGCCAATTCGAGTGTAGAAGAAGCCACAGAAGTGGAGTTATTTTATAGTGATTCGGCAGTGGTGCGAATGCGTTTGCAGGCGCCCTTGATGCAAGAAGACCGAGATGAAAAAGAGCCCAAACGCATCTTCCCTGATGGGGTAGAAGTAGATTTTTATGGGCGAGATAAGCAGATTAGCAGCCACTTAACGGCCCTTTATGCAGAATACTCGGAGAAAAAGCGTTTTATTGTGTTGCAGGATAGTGTTGTGATTCACAATAGCCAAGGCGAGCAACTCGAAACCGAGGAACTCTTTTGGGATGAGCGCAAAAATGAAATCTATTCTGACAAATTTGTGAAAGTAACTACGCCCACCGAAGTGATGCAAGGTTATGGGTTTCGCTCAGATATTGAGTTTAAGAACTGGGAAATTGACTCCCTTAGCGGTATCTTTGAAAGCAGTAGTTTGTTGAAAAATCCTGAATTTTAG